A single region of the Halobacterium wangiae genome encodes:
- a CDS encoding SWIM zinc finger family protein: protein MSKCALAQLEASSRVIKRAQYEAFEFELQNTGVLVRNHSHENPSEHEYLVTLRDGIPSSCECPANACFEGACKHRVAVAIRKPILEAATSQELVADGGPTTESSTASNPGFSEASEDESKTDSSRVDCDCSGLSGEFPCWECYRNGRKELP, encoded by the coding sequence ATGTCAAAATGTGCGCTAGCCCAGTTAGAAGCGTCGAGTCGCGTGATCAAGCGAGCCCAGTACGAAGCCTTCGAATTCGAACTCCAAAATACTGGAGTACTAGTTCGGAATCACAGTCACGAGAACCCGAGTGAGCACGAGTATCTGGTGACGCTCAGGGATGGGATTCCCTCGAGTTGTGAGTGTCCGGCGAACGCGTGCTTCGAGGGCGCGTGCAAGCACCGTGTGGCGGTTGCAATCCGCAAACCCATCCTTGAGGCTGCAACCAGTCAGGAGCTCGTGGCTGACGGCGGCCCAACCACGGAGAGCAGTACTGCGAGCAACCCCGGATTCTCGGAGGCGTCCGAGGACGAATCCAAAACCGATTCTAGTCGGGTTGATTGTGATTGTTCGGGTCTCTCCGGGGAGTTTCCGTGCTGGGAGTGCTATCGGAATGGACGAAAAGAGCTGCCCTAA